DNA from Macrobrachium rosenbergii isolate ZJJX-2024 chromosome 13, ASM4041242v1, whole genome shotgun sequence:
CCCTTTTCTGATAGAAAGTGCACAAAAGTGATCAACAACTTAATCTGTTAGTGAGAGACCCTTTTCCGACAAAGTGCACAAAAGTGACCCACAACTTTGCTAGTGAGAGACCCTTTTCTGACAAAGTGCACAAAAGTGACCCACAACTTACTCTGCTAGTGAGAGACCCTTTTCTGACAAAGTGCACAAAAGTGACCCACAACTTACTCTGCTTGAACACAGCACCAATTTGAGTGACAAGTTCTTCCTGGACCCTTTTGGCCTCCGCTACTTTCGATTCTTTCATGAAGGAGAAGATCTGAGACGCCATTGTGGGAAACCCACTGAAAGTTCCTCCGACGGCGCTGCTGAAGCCAAGGCTGACTGCCTCTTGCAGCTTCTGTGgttgaaaataagaataactgTACCAGCTTTCTTAAGAACATTACCTGTAGAGACCCAGTCAGTCTCAGATTAGTTCAccatttaacagaaaaataaaattagcgGCTGACCATTTCCTGTAATTTCTGTAGAAGGCGGTAAGACTGTTTTCATTTCTGCCAAAATTATTCGTTTTCAAGATTGACAACTGTCTAGACGATAGTTAGATTAGTACACCAAATATCAGAAAAAACTTAAGAGGTAATGGGACAATACTGAAGGACTTAGTTAATAGTGAATAGATTTTAATGAATATCAGATAATGAGATGCTGGTTATATCAGCAGTTATAAAGGAAAACACGAAGTCTTCTTTAAACCGAGAATTATAACACGACGTTGTTGGTATACTGTAAGAGCATGTAGCCAGGAGCTCGTGTGGTAGAATTCTTAGGTCATCCAATGTTTTGAAAAGctaagaaatatctaaattaaaaatatctacaaaattatcTCACACTAGTCGTCGTATCAAAGCCACCTAACATCAGAAAGGGTTAGGTAAGCGAAAGGGGTACTCCGGAATTCTTACCTCATCAAAACCATTGAAGATGGTGAGTGTTCCTCCAGCCACCTGCAGACATTTCTTGCCCTCTCCGGCAACGTCCATGTCGGTGAATTTGAGGCCAGCTAGATTCGGAATTCTCTTGATCCCCTTCTCGAGAAATTCACTCATGGATACTACCGAAGACAGAATGAGATATTAAGGAATTCTGCCGAAGACGGAAATAAATATTTAGCAATTGTGCGAAGACAGAATGATATACTAAGCAAATCTGCCTAAGACGGAATTAGATATTAAGCAGTTCTGCCAAGGACCAAATGAAGGTAGTGTAATGTAAGTCTGCCAAAGACAAAATGAAATCAATGTGAAGAAACACTGCCGAAGACAGAAATTACGAGTCAGGCTACTGTCTTAAAAACAGTCTATTAATCAAACCTTTAAAGACAAGTCATTGTTACAACGGTGCTTATaaggttactatatatatatatatatatatatatatatatatatatatatatatatatatatatatatatatatatatgtatgtatataggatGTTACAGGTGGtcagacatataaaaaaatgtatttggttATAACTTGAGCtttttttggtaatatttccCGCAAGAGTTTGTCACTTGTAAATCGTCTCTCAAAATACATTCTCGCCAACAGACTCGCGTGCACGCGGCGCAGATTTCATACTTACAAGTAAAAGAACTTAATGGAATTAAGCTACTTACTGTCGACGCATGTTTTCATCGGAATGTGGTAGTAAAACAGCGGAGTATTTGGGCATACTTTTGAGACCTCTTCCATGAAGTCAACAAGTTCATCAGGAGTCTTCGGTCTGTCAAACAAATTGGGGAGAAGGGCCACGCCCTCCACGCCAATGCTTACGGCGTGTTTGACCTAAGAAAGAAAAACGTTGTAGCTTAGGTCACTGTCTCAACTGAAGGTGATCCAGGCTAACTTATCATAGGTGCACCAGAGGTTACAATTATCCAAACAAATTAGGAGGAGGAGCGACTGTCTGCACGACAGTAATTACAGTGTTTGGCTGAACAAATGTTAATTCTGAATAACAGCTAAGAGTTGAGAAACGTTATTTACCTAAGTCCATAATGGCCGAGCATAATTTAATTTAGCATTATCGTAACATattgaactttagaagttcaagcgaaggtgaaatgcactgctaccctaatactattctccttgcattttaatacatttttatatatttgttaatttattcatttatttatttttaagtgggatatcttctttctgtatttaactttacttcctcttacttcttcctaatgaacaccatattccgtggaagcttgaatttcaagtcaatggcccctgtgggtttgttctatatgaacaggtttcatcttctgaataataataataataataataataataataataataataataataataataataataataataataataataatattagcgtGTACTGAAAGTATATTGCTCAAGTATATTGAGCTAACCTTACTCAAAGCAAAAGTAATTGCACTTTGTAAGTTCATTAAGTTAACATATCCTAACCTAACTCAAGGTGAATTTAATGCTACATTTGAACGGAAGAATTAGACAGAGACAAGAGGAAGCAGAGGGAAAGGACGACGATGATgagataaagaagatgaagaagtaagaaaagaaagtacTGTATAGGAATGGAAGGAACACAAGAAGACGAAGGGAAATGACAAGTAGAATAAGAAGAAAGATCATAAAAAAGGATCAAACGGCTCTAAATTATAAGAAGGAGCAGAAAAAAGCAtactcgaagaagaagaagaagaagaagaagaagaagaaggaagaaagaaaggaagaaaggaaggaagaaagaaagaaagagagaagaacaagaaaaagaacaagaagaaagaaagaaataaagaaagaaagaagaagaagaagaaagaaagaaagaaagaaagaagaagaagaagaagaagaagaagaagaagaagaagaagaagaaaaaagaaagaaagaaagaaagaaagaagaagaaggagaagaagaaggaaggaagaaagaaagaaagaagaagaagaaagaaagaaagaaaaaagaaagaattaaagaagaagaaagaaagaaagaaagaaagaagaagaagaaaaaaaaagaaagaaagaaagaaagaaagaaagaaagaaagaaagaagaagaagaagaagaagaagaagaagaagaagaagaagaagaagaagaagaaagaaagaaagaaagaaagaaagaaagaaagaaagaagaagaagaagaagaagaagaagaaagaaagaaagaaaaaaagaaagaattaaagaagaagaagaagaagaaagaaagaaagaaagaagaagaacaagaagaaagaaagaaagaaagaagaactgGCAGGGGAACTGACCAGCTCGCAGGTGTTCTTGAAACTCCCGGCCTCGCACTGTACGATGACGGTGGAGATCTCATCTCGACACTTCATCCAGGCCTCAGCGATCTGCTTTCTCTCGCTCACGGTCATCGACATTCCTTCCCCGGCCGTTCCATTcactgacataataataataataataataataataataataataataataataataataactttatgatATTTGTACAATTGAAGCTATTGATACTACAACTACTTTGTAAACTACCGAGTTGAACCTTGTTCTTAGTCGGATGTGCTGAGAACTagcagaaagaaaatatacaaaataatatctcTTTTATTTAGCTTCACGGAGAATGCaggtatcttttttttaatggttttatctctTCAAAAGGATGTATTTACATGTAAGTGATCACTGTATGAAATCTTTCATGTTCATGcatcattttctacattttttct
Protein-coding regions in this window:
- the LOC136845232 gene encoding N-acetylneuraminate lyase-like; translation: MKRFNFTGMMAPPHAPFKSDGSLNLDVIPTYARHLKKHGITAIWLNGTAGEGMSMTVSERKQIAEAWMKCRDEISTVIVQCEAGSFKNTCELVKHAVSIGVEGVALLPNLFDRPKTPDELVDFMEEVSKVCPNTPLFYYHIPMKTCVDISMSEFLEKGIKRIPNLAGLKFTDMDVAGEGKKCLQVAGGTLTIFNGFDEKLQEAVSLGFSSAVGGTFSGFPTMASQIFSFMKESKVAEAKRVQEELVTQIGAVFKQSGGGFTVAHLKAATTLLTGIDMGPTRFPVKPCTPAMLDRLREDLRAVGLSVH